From the Mesotoga infera genome, the window GAATCCCTTGAGTAATAATGATCTTCAATCACTTGGTGATGTCCTAATGTATATGACAGATGTGAAGAGCAAGTTCACTACGTTTCACACTGAAAGGATCGCCTATCTTTCCAGACTGCTTGCCAGAAGAGCACATTTGGGTGAGGAAAGGTCAATGGAAGTATTCTTTGCAGCAAAAATCCATGATCTAGGGAAGGTGGCAACCCCTATTTCCATTCTGGAAAAGCCAGGCAAACTAACTGAAGAAGAGACCTTCGTCATGCAACGTCACATATTTGATTCATTTCTGATCGTTGGGGGAAGAGAGGCGATTGAGAAGCACCGGCTACTGCATTGGGGGATAAATCACCACGAGAGACTTGACGGGAGCGGTTATCCCTGGGGCAAGAGCGGTGCGGAACTCGATCTGGAATCGAGAATCATCATGCTGGCAGATGTCTTCGTTGCTTTGACAGAAGACAGACCCTACAGAAAGGGTATGTCTGTGGAAGCGTCGCTAGACATTATTGCACGCCAAGTCCAGAGCGGATTGCTCGATGAGTACGTATTCATCAAGTTGAGAGATCTTGTAGCCGAGGGTCTTGATTTTTCTGCAATTGAACATACCAAGAATCCGTTTCTCCTATAGATCATGACCGTGAGACTTCTTGTACCCATGGGAAAATTCATGACGTCTCGTCTATTTCATATTTTCTGTTTAGTTAAGGATCTTATTCTTTTCTGAGGTTCGTCTGAGGTGAATCGATTGGTTGAAGTGAATAGCCATTTAGAGAGAGTTTGGAGTTCGTGGCTGGTTGTGTGGTTGTGATCGCTGAATGAATAATGAAATTGCTGAATCAGTCCGAAGAAGAACAGTTTGGTTCTTAGAAGAAAGGCGAAACTGCCTGCCCTCTATCATTGGATTTCCGAAGTGTAAACGAGTAGGTTTCATCAACATGTTTCCGGTCGAGATTTCGCCTCAGGGTCCGGCAAGCAAAGAGCTGTATGTACTCAACTGACTATTCGTCTCGGACCATTAAGAAACCGGGGTAGTAAGGAGATTATGTCTACTCCAATCGAGATTGCCCGGAGTTCTTCAAGAAGAGGAGTAATTGTATTTGGGTACACGGACCCGAAATGGCACTTTCCAGTAAGAATCTTAAAAGAGTTTGGCTTCCAAGAGGTCAAAAAACGGAGATGGAATACTGATGATGCTTCTTCTGTGAGAAAAGCTGAGACTCCTAAACAGATGGTGAGCAAGTATTCTTATGCTCCTATCAAGGGGTAAACCTTTGTAGATCTCTTCTTCAGCAGTCTCCGTTCTATTATTGGCATTGAGGGGCATAGAGCTATGAAGGTTTTGAAAGGATTCGCTGGAGATGTCATTCTCAACCTTGACGGAATCGAAGAGCCTAGTGTCAGAAAAGAATTCGCTTGCTAAGAGCGATTTTTTAACGGAGAAGAGGGGTTTATGTTTTTGGCATATGAAGCTTCCGAAAGTGGTGTAAGGCAAGCGATTGTCAATGCTATCAGCTGTAGTTGGAGGTTTTATTTACCACGGTGAGACATCCAGCTGTAAGCAAACTAATGATTGGGGCTTAACTAGCGTAAAAGGGGTTTCCTTCCGCAAAAGACTGCTGCCAATCTTCGCGATCTTCTAAGGAAGAAAGCAAGCTTCTGAAGGAGCCCAGTACCTTTAGGTCGACAAAAGCGAAGAGTTCGTGCGCTTCAATATGGAAAGTGCTTGTCGTATAATAGTAGATACAAATACTCGGCATTAACTTTGCAGGTATGGTTCAATTGATCAGCTGATTTTTATGAAGGCGGTTTGGCACGGAAAAGTTGTTGCACCAGTGACTGGACAATCCTAAGAGGATAAACATTACTTTCCTCCGGGGACTGTTAACAGAGAGTTTCTTGGCCTAAGTGATTTCACTACCATA encodes:
- a CDS encoding HD domain-containing protein, translating into MGVENASIRNWLALDSGVQENHAVIGSRIVSKIRDIAELSDVVEKHHYYSVLLDPTTDQDVMANVIHLADTVSISLIAGERTVKHIDEVKHVIANSYEFLEKARDAFEKISEKKGFWWSVVDEDTLYNEFEQDLEENPLSNNDLQSLGDVLMYMTDVKSKFTTFHTERIAYLSRLLARRAHLGEERSMEVFFAAKIHDLGKVATPISILEKPGKLTEEETFVMQRHIFDSFLIVGGREAIEKHRLLHWGINHHERLDGSGYPWGKSGAELDLESRIIMLADVFVALTEDRPYRKGMSVEASLDIIARQVQSGLLDEYVFIKLRDLVAEGLDFSAIEHTKNPFLL